Proteins co-encoded in one Brassica rapa cultivar Chiifu-401-42 chromosome A02, CAAS_Brap_v3.01, whole genome shotgun sequence genomic window:
- the LOC103854026 gene encoding LOW QUALITY PROTEIN: protein NRT1/ PTR FAMILY 8.4 (The sequence of the model RefSeq protein was modified relative to this genomic sequence to represent the inferred CDS: inserted 1 base in 1 codon): MGSIDEETSLLEAEQSLLQEEVKLYAEDGSVDINGNPPLKQKTGNWKACPFIFANECCERLAYYGIAKNLITYFTNELHETNVSAARHVMTWQGTCYITPLLGALIADAYWGRYLTIACFSAIYFIGMVALTLSASIPGLKPAECIGSICPPATTSQQAVLFSGLYLIALGTGGIKPCVSSFGADQFDQTDPNERDRKASFFNWFYFSINVGAFVSSTLLVWVQENCGWELGFMIPTVFMGLATASFFFGTPLYRFQKPRGSPITRACQVLVAAYRNMNLRLPEENHTPLSEVTDGYKFLDKAAMISEEDTIHDPWKLCTVTQVEEVKIILRLFPIWASGIIFSVLHSQIYTLYVQQGRSMQRTIGSFEIPPATLGMFDTASVLITVPIYDRLIVPFVRRFTGLAKGFTDLQRMGIGLFVSVLSLAVAAVVETVRLRLARESGDMTIFWQVPQYFLMGTAGXFFFVGRIQFFYEQSPDTMRSLCNAWALLTTTLGNYLSSMIVTAVACLSGKDDGWIPSDNLNNGHLDYFFWLLVCLGSVNIPVFVLFSVRYTQKKV, translated from the exons ATGGGTTCGATTGATGAAGAAACGTCACTCCTTGAAGCTGAACAATCTCTTTTACAG GAAGAAGTGAAACTGTATGCTGAAGATGGGTCAGTAGACATTAATGGAAACCCACCATTGAAGCAGAAAACAGGAAATTGGAAAGCTTGCCCATTCATTTTTG CCAATGAATGCTGTGAACGGTTGGCTTATTATGGCATTGCCAAGAATCTAATCACTTACTTCACAAATGAATTGCACGAGACCAATGTTTCTGCAGCTAGACACGTCATGACATGGCAAGGCACATGTTATATCACTCCTCTACTTGGAGCTCTAATAGCTGATGCTTATTGGGGAAGATATTTGACAATTGCTTGTTTCTCTGCCATTTATTTCATC GGAATGGTCGCACTGACACTCTCAGCTTCAATTCCGGGTCTGAAGCCAGCAGAATGTATAGGTTCCATCTGTCCACCAGCAACAACCTCTCAGCAAGCAGTTTTATTTTCAGGGCTTTACCTTATCGCTCTTGGTACTGGAGGAATCAAACCATGTGTCTCCTCCTTTGGTGCTGATCAGTTTGACCAGACCGATCCAAATGAACGAGACAGAAAAGCTTCTTTCTTCAACTGGTTCTACTTCTCAATCAACGTTGGTGCGTTTGTCTCATCTACTCTTCTAGTATGGGTTCAAGAGAATTGTGGGTGGGAGCTAGGGTTCATGATACCAACCGTGTTCATGGGACTCGCTACAGCTAGTTTCTTCTTCGGCACTCCTCTTTATAGGTTTCAGAAACCTAGAGGCAGTCCCATTACTAGAGCTTGCCAAGTTCTTGTAGCCGCATACCGTAACATGAACCTAAGGCTCCCTGAAGAAAACCACACACCTCTGTCCGAAGTAACGGACGGTTACAAGTTTCTTGACAAAGCCGCAATGATCTCAGAAGAAGACACCATTCACGACCCGTGGAAGCTATGTACTGTGACTCAAGTCGAAGAGGTTAAGATTATATTACGTTTGTTCCCTATTTGGGCCTCAGGGATCATCTTCTCAGTCCTCCACTCACAGATCTACACTCTTTATGTCCAACAAGGACGGTCCATGCAACGAACCATAGGCTCATTTGAGATCCCTCCAGCTACTCTAGGCATGTTCGACACTGCAAGTGTTCTCATAACCGTTCCAATCTATGATAGACTCATCGTTCCCTTTGTGAGAAGGTTCACAGGCTTAGCTAAAGGCTTCACTGACCTACAACGCATGGGGATTGGACTGTTCGTCTCTGTCTTGAGCTTAGCAGTTGCAGCTGTAGTTGAGACGGTTCGGTTACGTTTAGCTCGAGAAAGTGGAGATATGACAATCTTCTGGCAAGTCCCTCAGTACTTTCTTATGGGGACTGCTG GTTTTTTCTTCGTTGGTCGGATTCAGTTTTTCTATGAGCAGTCTCCAGATACAATGAGAAGTTTGTGTAATGCTTGGGCACTTCTTACTACTACGCTTGGAAACTACTTGAGTTCGATGATTGTTACGGCTGTGGCGTGTTTGAGCGGGAAAGATGATGGTTGGATTCCTTCAGACAACCTTAACAACGGACATCTTGATTACTTCTTTTGGCTTTTGGTCTGTCTTGGGTCTGTGAACATTCCAGTTTTTGTCCTCTTCTCTGTTAGATACACGCAGAAGAAGGTTTAG
- the LOC103854021 gene encoding putative Myb family transcription factor At1g14600 — translation MGKAAGRNGNENYNGVGFNGQRGGGVRPYVRSPVPRLRWTPDLHRCFVNAVDMLGGQHRATPKLVLKMMDVKGLTISHVKSHLQMYRGSKLTLGKPEESSSSSIRRQDTEEDNFHDNLSLHTRNDCLLGFHSFPLSSHSSLRGGRKKEQTSESSGDDDADADFLHTMNMKKTKETTMFRSHHFHKKTEKEKNTWQEHEEEEDLSLSLSLNHHHWRSNGSSVSETSEAVSTCSAPFIFKDCLGSSPKIDLNLDLNLSISLLGS, via the exons ATGGGTAAAGCTGCTGGGAGAAACGGTAACGAAAACTATAACGGCGTTGGATTTAACGGTCAAAGAGGCGGTGGAGTTAGGCCATATGTACGGTCTCCGGTGCCTCGGCTCAGATGGACGCCGGATCTCCACCGTTGTTTCGTTAACGCTGTAGATATGCTCGGTGGCCAACATC GAGCGACTCCAAAGCTTGTTCTTAAGATGATGGATGTGAAGGGACTCACAATTTCACATGTCAAGAGCCATCTCCAG ATGTATAGAGGTTCTAAACTTACTTTGGGGAAACCAG AGGAAAGCTCTTCATCTTCAATAAGAAGACAAGACACTGAAGAAGATAATTTTCATGACAACTTGTCTTTACACACAAGGAATGATTGTCTTCTGGGTTTTCACTCCTTCCCTCTTTCTTCACATTCTTCTCTTag GGGAGGAAGAAAAAAGGAGCAGACTTCAGAGTCTAgtggtgatgatgatgctgaTGCTGACTTCCTTCACACCATGAACATGAAGAAGACGAAAGAAACGACGATGTTTCGATCACATCATTTCCACAAG AAaacagagaaggagaagaacacTTGGCAAGaacacgaagaagaagaagatttgtCGTTGTCTCTGTCGCTGAATCATCATCACTGGAGAAGCAACGGATCATCAGTGAGCGAAACGAGTGAAGCCGTCTCCACATGTTCTGCACCATTCATCTTCAAAGATTGCTTGGGTTCTTCACCAAAGATTGATCTTAACCTTGACCTTAACCTTTCAATTTCTCTCCTCGGCAGCTGA